The nucleotide window CGCATTGCTTCCATCGGCTCACAGTCGATTGAAGCAACGCGGGAAGTGAGGCGCTGCGACGATAGTTAGGAGGCGGAGCCTAATGTTGCGTTCCAAAGCATTCCGAGCACTGCTCTAGGTTCTAGAAGACTCGAGAGCCTAGATATCTTGAAACTGAAGATCCTTCCAAATACGTTATAGCATACGTTATAGCATAATATGAATGATCAGATTTGATATGCAAAACTTTAAATTTTCTCGAAACTAGATTTTTCAAAACGGTGATCGTGATATCTCAAAACCTACTTAATCAATTACCTTCAAAATTTAGATGCACATTCAGTATTTATGCATACAATCCGTACTACAACCAACTATATTTCTGTGAACATTTGCAGTTTGGACGTGACTAGACTGCGagttttatgcatttagaatAAAAATAGTTAGGTGAAGTATAAAACAgtaaaattattagaatattatataattattaatctatatctaataattattaatctTCTATAATTATAGAAGAACTTGCAATTATCGGAATGTTACGTCCATAAATTGTTtagagtttaaataaattttagattaattagttatattaattaattaattagagtttaaataaattgatGCTGACAAATTAAATTATCCGTGAATGATCTACATCAGGATCCCAGGAGTCTCGAGTGATCGAGAAGATTCTAGGAGTCTCGATTATAATTTTTGCAGAGCCCTAGAATTCTATTGTCCGTACAAGAGATCGCACGAATCTATGATTGCACGTCTCGATTGTCTTGACGTTGATGCTATCTTTATTGAGCCTGACGACTGTAAGATCGTTCAAGTTTCATAAACTTGAGGTCATAAGAATTGTCCCTATAGGATCCACACACAGCTCATCTTGTACTCTATTTTAACGAAGAGACAACGAAACGATATCAGGCAAATAAAATACTGGAATGCAATGGTCgatgtaaatataaatttattgtaGTCTTCAAGTGCTTATACTAAACAGAAACATACGTTAAAATGAACAAGTAAGTACACCTACGTTCCATTCATACACTCAccgtataaatattattttacacttaACGCGAAGTGTTATAGTATTCGGTAATCACCTATATTTACTTGTCTTtatgtatgtgtatgtgtgtgtgtgtgtgtatatatatatatatgtgtatattttTCCTATATACAAATCGATGTGATGCGGTATATGTAATGTACATACATAATTTCTGGCAGAAAACATATGGCGTTCGTAATTGCTGCCGCCATATTTAATAGTCTACCAGCGATCCTCCATTTAAAAAACGATTTCGATCTCGAGTGCAGATAAAATTGTTTGCCGGTGCTCGTTGTGCGACGCTCCATCTTCTTATGTACACCcgtaattgtttcgcttggcgTTCGTTAAATTGCTCTTACGATGACGCTGAACACTCATATGATATGATTGCGCGGCCATATTGTCGGCCCGAGATGTTCCCGCGAAAATCTCTGTAACGAGCACGGAAAACCGAAAGTTCCATCTGCGATCGAATCGAGGGAGAATGAGAAACCGCCACGAAATGATACTGAACAAGCGTTTTATTGTACTTCTTTTATTGCGATCTCGTTAAGAGTATACGGAGAGTTAGGTGAACGAACGTCGCGTGCCGATACGGAATTGCGTCGCGAACAGATATCCGAGCGTGGTACATGGTGGATGGGATAAAAACCATACCCCGATTTTCAACACGATAGAAAACTAGTTGAACGTTCGTCGAACTACACGCGAAATTGTAATCGAACGAAAAGGTAGGTCCGGGGCCTAACCTTGGAGTTCAAAGTGAAAACGAACTCCGCGTATAAAACGAATCATACCTTTGGTTAATAACCTTCGATAGAGGACAATCTCTGCTTCTGTCGTCGTATACATAGGCAAACTCAACGTGAACATTGCATAAAGTTGAGCAATCGAATTCAGTCCCAACAACCGTGACAACAGAAGGGTGTTCAGCGAGTCAAAACAGTCGTCCAAAGAGGAAGCATCCGTATGTACAAAAGGAAAATATGGGAAAGGTGAAGAAAGGAACAAAGATCATGGGGACAGATGTCTGGACAAGCGAGAGGACATTTCATCGTTTCAACAAAGAATCACTCTTCGAGCGTCCATCCCCACCAACCGAGCGAATCACTATCGTCTCTAAGTTGTTTCCGTAGAAAATAATCAGTGTATATAGTCAGTCCAAAATGTCTCTAGTCGTGTCGCATCGTCAACAACACTGATTCGGGATCACGACTGGTCACACGATCGCGCAAAAGTCATAGAATCGGCTCGATCGTCTCTCCAGTTCACGCGAGCTTCATGTATATGGTGCGATCCCTCATCTTGCAGTGTTTCAGCTCTCTGAGGGCTCTTTGGGCCTCGCTGGGTGACGCGAACGCTACCCTGGCGTCTCCTGTGGGCATGCCTCTTTCATTGTAACGTCTAATCACGTTTTCTCTCTTGACGTCGAAGTCACCGAAGAACTCGATGATCTCGTTAATGTCGGCCTTGAACGGGACGTTCTCCAAAGACAGGACGCAGCCGGGCTTGCCGAAGCCCTCGACGTAGTCCATGGAACCGGGGTGTCTGCCAAGCAGGTGTCTCGGTATGCCCATGAGTCCTGGAGGACATCTAGGTCCGAAGCCGGTGTTGCCGAAACGGGGCAAGTGATTTATAGGACCGGAAAAGCGCGGCCGCTGTTCCTGAAGTGGAGGAAAATGCTGCTGCTGGGTCTCCATGATCTGCGGGTCGACCATGCCAAGTGTCTCCAGCATTTTCGCTCGAGGCACCAATTCTATGGTTGGCACGTTCTTGCCGAAGGGCAGCCCGTTCTTCGCGGTGGCCCTAAGGGCTTCGTCGGTGGTGTCAAACTCGCAGAAACACTCGCCCGCGGGTTTGCCACTTTGGTTGAGCAACATGTGTATCCGGTGAGGCACGATACCGATATCAGAGAAGAAGTCGAGGATGTCGCGATCGATAGTTTGGAAGGGCAGTCCGCGCATGATCACGCAGTCAGAGCCCGTGGTCTGGCTCATGCTGTTTTGCTCGTGATCGCGTTTCGCCTGGGCGAACTTCTCCTCCGTAATAGCTGTCGCGGTGACTGGTTTGCTACCGATCTTCAGAGACGCGTTCACCGAAGCTTTCGCGTCCTCTATTCTGGCGAACTGCACGTACGCCTGCACGTTACCGGAGTCCTTGGTGTTCGTGATGAATAAGTCGTTGATCTTCCAGTCGTGGAACAGCTTCGCGATGTCCATCTCCTTGGTGAAAGAAGGCAGGTCGGTCAAGACTATGCACGCGGATGATCTGACGTCATCGGCGCTGTCGTCCCTCTCCTTCTCCGGCGAGTAAGAGTCAACCGCCTTGTCGAATAGACTCTCGTCTAGATGAAGAACTTCGACCTCGGAGCTGCGAACATATCTGGTCGTGCTCAAGGCCAACTCCTTGCCCTCCGCCTTGCTGAATTTGACGTAGGCGATACCGACGCGGTTCCCGTGGTTGTCGTTGATCAGCTTCAAACCGTCTTTCCTGATGTAGATACCCTGGAAAGCGTGGCGAACGTCGTTGTACGTGGCGCTCAACGGCATATTGCGAACCTCCACGCAAtgaccgccaccgccgccggcGCTGTTCTTATTCTCGCCGGAGAATCTCAAAGAGCTGTTGGTCGTGCTGCGGCTGCTTTGCCTCTCGTTGTCGAAACCGTACTGAGCGTTGTTCGCCTGGAACGCGTGCGGATTTCGGCGGCCTTCCAGCTCCTGAACCTTGCTGAGGAAAGGATTATTCGGTCTGATCCCGGGTCTGTAGTTCACGGACCCGTTCGGGCTGTAAAGTTCCGTACCGAATTGCGGAGTTCTAGCGGGGAACCTGGCCTGGTCCAGTCTCCCCTGCTCGCCCTGGCTCCACGACTCCTTGGTTCGGTTCAGCGCAGCCACGCCGGTGGTCAAGCTAGGCAGATTGGGGCTGCCGATATTCTGAGCGAGCGAGTTCATGCTGACAGTGTGGCTGAGAGTCTGTACATGCGACTGCATCAAGCCGCTCACGCCGTTTATTCCATTTATGGGGAACTGGTTCGGTTGGAGCATCGATTGCTGCCCGATCACCGAGCTGCTGAAGCTCATGGCTCGGGATTCGCCATCCTGTGCGATCGCTGCGACTCCGGCACCCAAGATTCCAGGGGCTAACAGGGCGGCAGCTTGCATCTGCGTCTGCGGAGGAACCTCCCAGATGCCATTCTCCAGCGACTTCTTCGCGCCAGAAACGGGCTTGTCCTTGTGAAACTGGCCCACGCAGACGACGTcgttgttgtcgtcgtcgttcGCCTCCTTCCGGCGCTCTCCCGTCGAGCTGCGCTTCGTGTCCCTGTCTCTGGATCGCGTGCGATCCCGGGATCTAGATCTGTCGCGACGACGGCGCCTGTCCCTCCTGTCCCGCTCCCTGTCGCGGGATCTGCTTCGGTCTCGACGCCTACGATCACGGCCTCTGTCTCTGTCACGGCGATCACGGTCCCTATCCCGGTCACGGGACCTCGATCTGTCTCTCGATCTTGACCTGTCGCGTCTGTCCTTGCGATCCTTGCTCGACTCGCTGTCGTTgtccttctctttctcccttctgTCGCCCGGGGACCCAGGCTTGGGAACCACTGGCGCCACTGCAACCGGCGCTGTCTGCATGAACGACTGCAGGCTCAGGGTCTGCTGCCTAGCAGCTTCTATGACTTTTTGCATCTCCGTCCGCGAGCTCAACAACAGCTTGATTTTCATCTCCTTGATCTTGCCGCCGTCGTGCATCATCGCCTGCCGGGCATCCTCGTCGGTACTGAAAGTGCAGTCGGGATTAGACCGAGGGAACGGTTTTCACGCTACGGGTCGCGTTAGACCGCTCGTGCTCGAATACAGTATTTTCTCTCATTTTACGGAAAATTCGCTTTCTTTGAAACTTCATGCTAACCCTTTTATACTCCGTTGGCGCCGCTGCGGCGACATTAATGATACGCTTCATAACTCCGGTGGCGCCGCAAACAGCGTCGTGAGAAAtttgcatgcgaatctaacatTCCCAACCTCGAGTCTACCATTCTATGCGGAGCGCGAGGTTTACTTGCATTAGAATAACGGAAATGGTCATAAAAGGGGCGTGAATAAATCAATTGGGTAATAAAATTTCTGTTTGCAGGATCTCTATTGCGAAAATGATTGGCCGTGTCAGTTCATCGTCTCGAAAAATGTTCAGAGTGTAAAGGGCCAGAAATAAGTTAATTTTTTATcgaaattgcaagtttttcgAGATTGTACTGTTGCGTCGGGGAGTTTAGTTATTCTACGGAGGATCGGAAAAGAGACAATTCTAAGTCGAGTTATTCTTGTACAGGGTGTTAAAAGCGCCAACGATACTTCCGTGACTACTCTTACGACTACAAATTACTCGGCGCGCCTAAGATTATGGGAAAATCATGGCTTCCAGGAAGCTAACTACCGCTGAACGCTTCGTATGCGCAACAACGTTGGGCCCGAGACACGATGTAAAACGCGTGACAGTAGTTCAAGTTCTTATTTCTTCTTTTGGGCTTTCCTATTCAATGAAGCATGGAAAACATCGTTCAACAGTGAGctcttttataataatattagtaactTGAACAATGttagtttaggttcagattagtTTAAGTACTGATACTTAGAAATACATTACGGAAATTCGTGCATTAATAGTTCAGACAAATAATCaaacatttatttaatttatatataatatcaatcaACCTACAACAATCTCTGTATTTCTACatactatatttattaacactttatccacCGGAAGCCTATGAACTGGATTTTCAATTATTGTGTTCTACTAAGAGGaattataaaattttttttaatatgatAATTCCAGACGAACAATTCATTAAAAAGCTTTTAACCGTAAATCGAGGactttgaaaaattataaaatcatcGTCGGTAGGTAACATATTAACAATCTGATTGTTGTAGATTCTAAGGCAACGATATGTTCTTTTCGAACTGCATCGAGTACTATTGACAAGATTGCTTCCAATATCAGCGAGTATCCATCATTAAGTAGTATCAATGCGATGCTGGTTTAGATGATCTAGAAAATTCAATtctatttacacgaaaatctaGGTTGCCGAAAGAGTGCCAGACATGTGTTGGCCCTAATCCTgatctttaaccttttaggtacggctgaattctgcgcgaggctatttctctggacggcagagtctgatgtgtactgtacagagtctgatactgtatatacagggcgtcccaaaaatgtctcgcaatccaaaagtggcgggttgctcaggccattcgaagcaactttttcgtttacaaaaattttctccgaggcaccgttaacgagttattaacgaaaaacagtgaccaatgagaggcgagctcagctggcgcgcggcgatcgagccaatgagcggaactgggcttcgtgcggtggttggctgggccacctcgcgtcagccgtactcgattcttattgttcactgtttttcgttaataactcgttaacggtgcctcggagaaaatttttgtaaaggaagaagttgcatcaaatgatccgagaaacccgccatttccggattgcgagacatttttgggacaccctgtagtctgttgtaaatcgatgtgaagacaaaagaagtgtgaaacaatgcgtatgaagacgattatttggttcaaacgatgagcgagtgagctactagagcaagccactatagtggcgcgtcgtgcctaaaaggttaactttGCAGCATACGATCACGTCAAGCTATTTAATCGACGTTAAGCAGTGGATTTGCAGGTTGCACGCTCGGTTTCTTCAAAACTGCACGAACTTCCGTAATCTATCGATCGATAGTCAACTTCTCGGCGGGAATACGAAATCAAAGGCGCAACCACTTGTTGCGCCGTGATGCAGGGCAACGAATCGCCCCCAAAGTCCCGCAAAACAGCCTCGGAACATCGCCCGAGCGCATTTAACGATCGAACGCGGTGCAAGAAATCAGCGCCCCGTGTCTCGAGGAAGCGATGCGAACGATAGAAGGGGGCGCAATAGTACGGCGTGTTTCTATTAGTAGATACATATATGTAACGTTTGATTACCTGAACGCTATAAACGCGTCGCCCAGCTCGCCGCCGACGATGTGGACACCTCCTTCCGGTATGCTCAGCCCTCTGAAAAATTGGCGAATGTCCAGAGCGTTGGCGGACCATGCCAAGTTCTGTAGCCTGATTATGACGCTCATTCTCGACTGTGTTACTCGACGGATCTGCAACCGAGCCGAACGATTCGTATTAACACCGAGGTTCGAACAGTCTCCCATGATCGAGTCGCTGCGCACAGTGCTTCGAAGTCGGGGATTATGTTCGGGAAGGGTGCACGAAAAGGAATAAAAGTCAAATTTCACAATTATCATCCCTTTATTTCCCATTCTTACTGTACATACACTTTCCtctgtttctgcttcaaatcgcGCTCCGATCTCAAGAAATTGGAGAAATCCAAAGCTCTCTGTTAAGAGGTTACAATAAGCAGATTGCAGGTTTTACGTGCACGTGACAAAAATGTGTAGATCAATCTCAAAACGGTAAAAACatttagaaaatttaaaaacattATTGTGTGTCATTTGCGAcaaattatcgaaattattaagaaaagaaataaatgtttctgTAGTTCCTACATCTTGCGAttaatgcggacaatttttattttgcataacgatCCTAAGCttgaagtaaaataaattcGAATGTTTAAAGTGACTAAAATTCTTCGTCTAATTTTGTAAAAGTTCCGCACGCTCTTTGTCAACTGCTGATCTTGACGTTGACGACACTAAATCTACTGAGCAGAGGTAAGGAAAAAGCCGGTTTTACAATTTTGTTTaaagttgctgaaattataaagtCGCTTCCataggaaatgattgaataacttttttaatccAACAATGCATTGTAATAGAAAGATTATATTAGGTTATTGATTCAGTGTTAAAAAATTGTCTTGTTCAATAATTGTTCATATTTAAATTAAGCACACCGTGTTGTTTTCAGTATTTCTAATTTTATAGTAAATATTCCTACTATTTCTATTCAGCTCTCGGCAAATCAAAGATACATTTCAACAAGTAATAATTAATCTGTTCATCGTTAATCaatatttttgcaataaataTTTCTATCGCGTTGTTTATGTTCAGCAGTTCCAGCTCGTAcctatttttaaaaaaggaGCTGTTTCGGTGATAAGTATAGTAATTATCTTGCAGAAAAAGGCGAACGAGGCCAGCCTCGTTCTCACGCCGTATTTTGCATCGCGCCATTGTTACGGCGCTGGAGAATTCGCATGATTCGTGCGTACATTTTTACTGGTCCGCATATTTTTAGGCCTTTAAGCCTCGGAGCCGTCTTACAGTTCCAAGTAATTCGTTCCGGAAACAGAGAATCGTTCTGACAACGATGCTTGTCGGCGTAAATCATGGTAACCGCGACCTCGATCGCGCGATTGTTCCAGTCACTTTGTCTCTTATCTGGTTGTCACTCGGCGTGACGTAACGAAGCCTCGCGAGACTATCCCCGGATCGGCAAAAGCGTGAATAATGACAAAGAAAAGACGATCGGCCGATAGCGACGTTAATTGACCGACATTTCGTCGGACGTATACCGGTGGGTTCGATTTCTGAGAGCGCATCGGCGAGTGAAGAAATGTTCACAATTTTTGTGTCATTTCACATGCGTAATTAACAGATTACTACGTCGAGAGAAATCTCATTTCTCTTGCTCTATGTTTGAGTAAATACAATGATGTTTTGTAGACTTGCGGCCCGCAGTTTAATTGCTCTGTTTCGTTTGTTTTTAATCATAAAATGGTAAATTTTCTGTATCGCGTGAAAATTGCGAATATGGCGtttgtttttaactttttagtAACATTTAGGCGCTTTGATCAACTTTCATCGAATTATTAGAAGCAGCACGGTAGAATTAGTTACACAAGCTCGGATAAAGGTTGCATTCAAAATTGTTGTCAAAAGTTTTAATTTACATTATAGCTGTTTCCTTTATTAATGTTTTCTGTGATTACGTTCGGAGTTCTATTCGTGTTGATCCAGAAGCTTCGTTCGAAGCAGGCC belongs to Megalopta genalis isolate 19385.01 chromosome 1, iyMegGena1_principal, whole genome shotgun sequence and includes:
- the LOC117221465 gene encoding uncharacterized protein LOC117221465, giving the protein MSVIIRLQNLAWSANALDIRQFFRGLSIPEGGVHIVGGELGDAFIAFSTDEDARQAMMHDGGKIKEMKIKLLLSSRTEMQKVIEAARQQTLSLQSFMQTAPVAVAPVVPKPGSPGDRREKEKDNDSESSKDRKDRRDRSRSRDRSRSRDRDRDRDRRDRDRGRDRRRRDRSRSRDRERDRRDRRRRRDRSRSRDRTRSRDRDTKRSSTGERRKEANDDDNNDVVCVGQFHKDKPVSGAKKSLENGIWEVPPQTQMQAAALLAPGILGAGVAAIAQDGESRAMSFSSSVIGQQSMLQPNQFPINGINGVSGLMQSHVQTLSHTVSMNSLAQNIGSPNLPSLTTGVAALNRTKESWSQGEQGRLDQARFPARTPQFGTELYSPNGSVNYRPGIRPNNPFLSKVQELEGRRNPHAFQANNAQYGFDNERQSSRSTTNSSLRFSGENKNSAGGGGGHCVEVRNMPLSATYNDVRHAFQGIYIRKDGLKLINDNHGNRVGIAYVKFSKAEGKELALSTTRYVRSSEVEVLHLDESLFDKAVDSYSPEKERDDSADDVRSSACIVLTDLPSFTKEMDIAKLFHDWKINDLFITNTKDSGNVQAYVQFARIEDAKASVNASLKIGSKPVTATAITEEKFAQAKRDHEQNSMSQTTGSDCVIMRGLPFQTIDRDILDFFSDIGIVPHRIHMLLNQSGKPAGECFCEFDTTDEALRATAKNGLPFGKNVPTIELVPRAKMLETLGMVDPQIMETQQQHFPPLQEQRPRFSGPINHLPRFGNTGFGPRCPPGLMGIPRHLLGRHPGSMDYVEGFGKPGCVLSLENVPFKADINEIIEFFGDFDVKRENVIRRYNERGMPTGDARVAFASPSEAQRALRELKHCKMRDRTIYMKLA